One part of the Thermococcus litoralis DSM 5473 genome encodes these proteins:
- a CDS encoding phospholipid carrier-dependent glycosyltransferase, whose protein sequence is MNLRKKLYFVAVAAIIVGTFWYSYEKASSSELYDYIGDEVWYIPAARNVLHKLGAELHYVNDTTNSEGVNIIASGEIIKGHVKVSAFGFEFTRPYTRNVNLQTPAILSKLGIRVEFIPLNKTPSPDFDEIKFKIETIARKYNYTYYKPYSNFDGVYYEIPRENLKAFIEEVKSIEGVEVVKGFRYPDKENIQNYLNTEHPFLGKDIIMLGMLIEDKPIFWRLPGLIEHAIINILVFLAAYKISKSYLAAFIALIFSAFDPLLYATSLAAMLDIHVAFFTAVFMYFLISEKYNSSGLSIGLAAATKLNGAFPYPVLLIKSLRDKIRIREILLSALILPALGFLLPQITIIKAIGFFPWLSEFIGSFGWHLSYKGDHPANSPFWEWFLSLKPFPFHYNPDIFAATDPILMLSMVVFIFTIPYAATRRRKLLVPFGIFWSTIAFYALQWILGGKTQFSFYATPLVPPGAVALGVMAYDIIKWEYFERSIRMYWEWMRGISTWIKETFERIKAFLRSPR, encoded by the coding sequence ATGAACCTTAGAAAGAAGCTTTATTTTGTAGCAGTAGCTGCAATAATAGTTGGAACCTTCTGGTACTCATATGAGAAAGCTTCCAGTTCAGAACTCTATGACTACATTGGAGATGAGGTATGGTATATCCCAGCAGCTAGGAACGTCCTCCACAAGCTTGGAGCTGAACTTCATTACGTAAACGATACAACAAATTCAGAAGGGGTGAATATAATTGCAAGCGGAGAAATTATTAAGGGGCATGTAAAAGTCTCTGCTTTTGGATTTGAATTCACGAGACCTTATACGAGAAACGTAAACCTTCAAACGCCAGCAATTCTCTCAAAGTTGGGAATAAGAGTAGAATTTATACCCTTAAACAAAACCCCATCTCCTGATTTTGATGAGATCAAGTTTAAAATCGAAACAATAGCGAGAAAATACAACTACACTTATTACAAACCATATTCTAATTTTGACGGCGTTTACTATGAAATCCCCCGCGAAAACCTCAAAGCCTTCATAGAAGAAGTCAAAAGCATAGAAGGGGTTGAAGTCGTAAAAGGCTTCCGCTATCCTGATAAGGAGAACATCCAAAACTATCTGAACACGGAGCATCCATTTTTGGGGAAGGATATAATAATGCTTGGAATGCTGATAGAGGACAAGCCTATCTTCTGGCGTTTGCCAGGGCTGATAGAACACGCTATAATAAACATTCTCGTCTTCTTAGCTGCATATAAAATCTCAAAGAGTTATCTTGCAGCTTTCATAGCGTTGATATTTTCTGCCTTTGATCCCCTTCTTTACGCAACGTCCCTTGCTGCAATGCTTGATATACACGTGGCGTTCTTCACTGCGGTTTTCATGTACTTCCTGATCTCTGAGAAATACAATTCAAGCGGTCTTTCCATAGGTCTCGCTGCAGCCACAAAACTAAACGGTGCCTTTCCTTATCCAGTTTTGCTCATAAAAAGCTTAAGGGATAAAATTAGGATTAGGGAGATTCTGCTCTCGGCACTTATTTTACCTGCCCTCGGATTTTTACTACCACAGATCACGATAATAAAGGCAATAGGATTCTTCCCATGGCTTTCTGAGTTCATTGGAAGCTTTGGATGGCATCTCAGTTACAAAGGAGATCATCCGGCGAATTCACCTTTCTGGGAGTGGTTCCTAAGCCTTAAGCCATTTCCCTTTCACTACAACCCAGATATCTTCGCGGCAACAGACCCAATTTTGATGCTCTCCATGGTTGTGTTTATATTCACAATCCCCTATGCTGCAACAAGAAGAAGAAAGCTTTTGGTGCCTTTTGGGATATTCTGGAGCACAATAGCTTTTTATGCTCTCCAGTGGATTTTAGGTGGAAAAACCCAGTTCAGCTTTTATGCCACTCCGTTAGTTCCTCCGGGAGCGGTGGCACTTGGAGTAATGGCATACGACATAATAAAGTGGGAGTACTTCGAAAGGTCTATCAGAATGTACTGGGAATGGATGAGAGGCATCTCAACATGGATAAAGGAAACCTTCGAAAGGATTAAGGCTTTTTTAAGAAGTCCAAGATAG
- the rnhB gene encoding ribonuclease HII has protein sequence MKLGGIDEAGRGPVIGPLVIAAVVVDESRMQELEALGVKDSKKLTPKRREELFEEIVQIVDDHVIIQLSPEEIDGRDGTMNELEIENFAKALNSLKVKPDVLYIDAADVKEKRFGDIIGERLSFSPKIIAEHKADSKYIPVAAASILAKVTRDRAIEKLKELYGEIGSGYPSDPITRRFLEEYYKAHGEFPPIVRKSWKTLRKIEEKLKAKKTQPTILDFLKKP, from the coding sequence ATGAAGCTGGGAGGAATAGATGAAGCCGGCAGGGGACCAGTTATAGGCCCTCTTGTAATTGCAGCGGTTGTTGTCGATGAATCCCGTATGCAGGAGCTTGAAGCTTTGGGAGTCAAAGATTCAAAAAAGCTAACACCAAAAAGAAGAGAAGAGCTATTTGAGGAGATTGTGCAAATAGTTGATGACCACGTTATCATTCAGCTTTCCCCAGAGGAGATAGACGGCAGAGATGGTACAATGAACGAGCTTGAAATTGAAAACTTTGCCAAAGCGTTGAACTCCCTTAAAGTTAAGCCGGATGTGCTCTACATAGATGCGGCCGATGTCAAGGAAAAGCGCTTTGGCGACATTATAGGTGAAAGACTTTCCTTCTCTCCAAAGATAATCGCCGAACATAAGGCAGATTCAAAGTACATTCCAGTGGCTGCTGCATCAATACTAGCTAAAGTTACCCGTGACAGGGCAATAGAGAAGCTCAAGGAGCTTTATGGGGAGATAGGCTCAGGATATCCAAGTGATCCAATTACAAGGAGGTTTCTGGAGGAGTATTACAAGGCTCATGGGGAATTCCCCCCAATAGTGAGGAAAAGCTGGAAGACCCTTAGAAAGATAGAAGAAAAACTAAAAGCTAAAAAGACTCAGCCCACTATCTTGGACTTCTTAAAAAAGCCTTAA
- a CDS encoding metal ABC transporter permease yields the protein MIPEYLLRALLGGVMVSVLLGMLSPLINMKGLAFLTHATFHSLLFGAVLGMILGLIFSNFSLVLWVALIITIFVVILIALLENRGFSSDTAIGVIASFIAGSTVLAFGVLYKVMASKPYFALSQSIVSYLTGELFLITLNDLIFLVLGGALIFFVMLAFYRDFLYVSFDAEGLETYSGNARFYLTLLYVLVGATGALIVRTVGLITLQVVAVLPGTIAMMLSNDLRKILGISLGLTLLVQVLSIVLAYLTDIPPSGIATIMLGLVYGFLVLRR from the coding sequence TTGATCCCCGAGTACTTGCTCAGGGCTCTCTTAGGTGGGGTAATGGTCAGCGTTTTACTGGGTATGCTGAGTCCCCTGATAAACATGAAGGGCTTAGCTTTTCTTACCCATGCTACTTTCCACTCCTTGCTCTTTGGAGCTGTTTTGGGAATGATACTCGGGCTGATATTTTCAAACTTTTCTCTGGTTCTGTGGGTGGCTCTAATAATCACGATTTTTGTTGTTATCCTAATAGCTCTTCTCGAAAATAGAGGATTCAGCAGTGACACCGCAATAGGGGTAATAGCGAGCTTTATAGCTGGCTCTACTGTACTGGCTTTTGGAGTTCTGTATAAGGTTATGGCGAGCAAGCCATATTTTGCCCTCTCCCAAAGCATAGTATCCTATTTAACGGGGGAGCTTTTCCTGATAACGCTCAACGACTTGATTTTTTTGGTCTTAGGAGGTGCCTTGATATTCTTTGTGATGCTTGCATTTTACCGTGATTTCCTATACGTTAGCTTCGATGCTGAGGGACTTGAGACCTATTCAGGTAATGCGAGGTTTTATCTCACTTTGCTCTACGTTCTCGTGGGCGCTACTGGTGCGTTAATAGTTAGAACCGTTGGATTGATAACCCTCCAGGTTGTGGCGGTTTTGCCAGGTACAATAGCCATGATGCTCAGCAATGACTTGAGAAAGATTCTTGGAATAAGCTTAGGTTTAACTCTCTTAGTGCAGGTACTCTCAATAGTGCTGGCTTACTTAACAGACATCCCTCCAAGCGGAATAGCTACGATAATGCTGGGGCTTGTCTATGGGTTCTTAGTCTTGAGGAGGTAG
- a CDS encoding metal ABC transporter ATP-binding protein — MILAENLTIYYDNYKAVEDITFKLDSGETLLLLGPNGAGKTSLLRTIAGLHKSYEGKLLVFGKPPVEVKDLISYVPQSHSLNERVPLKAIEVVAMGALYKKGLIHFNIPKSILKEAEEALDFVGLGEIKNKRFAELSGGQKQRVLLARALVSKPQLLLLDEPLSALDPSARVEVVSVLAKIKREMGLTMIITTHDPNPLTEIGDKIMLINKRLIAFGAPEEVLRDEIITKVYGPLSKAVRVGKRMYCFIGDVHLHGRGEV; from the coding sequence TTGATACTAGCTGAAAACCTAACGATTTACTACGACAACTATAAAGCAGTTGAAGATATCACTTTTAAGCTGGATAGTGGAGAGACTCTTCTTTTGCTGGGTCCAAATGGTGCGGGAAAAACAAGTCTTCTTAGAACGATTGCAGGGCTTCATAAATCCTATGAAGGCAAGCTTCTTGTTTTTGGAAAGCCCCCTGTTGAAGTGAAGGATTTAATCTCATATGTTCCCCAGAGTCATTCTTTAAACGAACGTGTGCCTTTGAAGGCTATTGAAGTAGTTGCAATGGGGGCCCTTTACAAAAAGGGTCTCATTCACTTCAATATTCCAAAATCAATCCTAAAAGAAGCTGAAGAAGCTTTGGACTTTGTGGGGCTTGGGGAGATAAAAAACAAAAGGTTTGCAGAGCTTAGCGGCGGACAAAAGCAGAGGGTTCTATTGGCCAGGGCACTCGTTTCAAAACCCCAGCTTCTCCTTTTGGACGAGCCGTTGTCTGCCCTAGACCCCAGTGCCAGAGTTGAGGTAGTTTCCGTCCTTGCAAAAATAAAGCGTGAGATGGGGTTAACGATGATAATAACAACTCATGATCCTAATCCATTAACGGAAATAGGGGACAAGATAATGCTTATCAATAAAAGACTTATAGCCTTTGGAGCTCCAGAAGAAGTTCTTAGGGATGAAATTATAACCAAAGTCTACGGACCTCTATCCAAAGCGGTTAGAGTGGGGAAGAGAATGTACTGCTTTATAGGAGACGTTCACCTTCACGGGAGGGGAGAAGTTTGA
- the snatA gene encoding neutral amino acid NAAT transporter SnatA: protein MFLFFKTFFYVFGTLFAVMNPIGAVPVFLSIAQHCRSYEGRITLAKRTSVAVFMTLITFALLGEWIFKFFGSTIDAFAIAGGILLFRMALEMLSGSLSTIKITHEEEEEALSLSEIAVIPLAIPLISGPGSITTVMIHMAKSTDYLGKIAVILAIFVASFSVYLVLMSAEKVQQRFGRVGIRLITRMMGLILASMAVQLVINGIKGAFGL, encoded by the coding sequence ATGTTCTTGTTTTTTAAGACATTTTTTTATGTATTTGGAACGCTTTTTGCAGTGATGAATCCAATTGGAGCTGTCCCGGTGTTTCTTTCTATTGCCCAGCACTGCAGATCTTATGAAGGAAGGATCACTCTGGCAAAGAGAACATCAGTGGCCGTTTTTATGACCTTGATAACCTTTGCACTCTTAGGGGAGTGGATATTCAAATTTTTTGGCTCCACAATAGATGCATTCGCAATCGCAGGAGGAATTTTGCTCTTCAGAATGGCATTGGAAATGCTAAGTGGTAGTCTCTCTACTATAAAAATAACCCATGAAGAGGAGGAAGAGGCTCTAAGTTTAAGCGAGATTGCCGTAATCCCCTTGGCAATTCCTTTAATCTCTGGTCCGGGTTCAATAACAACTGTAATGATACACATGGCAAAAAGCACCGACTATTTGGGAAAAATAGCCGTGATTCTTGCGATTTTTGTGGCAAGTTTTTCAGTTTACTTGGTGCTCATGTCCGCAGAAAAAGTGCAGCAGAGGTTTGGTAGGGTTGGCATAAGGCTTATTACGAGAATGATGGGGCTTATACTGGCTTCAATGGCCGTTCAGCTTGTAATCAACGGAATTAAAGGGGCTTTTGGACTTTAA
- the ftsY gene encoding signal recognition particle-docking protein FtsY, translating to MFGKLKEKLSSFVDKVAQTEISEKDVENALWDLELELLEADVALEVVDELKEKIKQKLVGQKVKIGTNKREIVEKAVKEAVLEVLTHERHIDLLEMIKSKKEKPFVIVFVGFNGSGKTTTIAKLANWLKKNGLSVVIAASDTFRAGAIEQVEEHAKRVGVKLIKHGYKSDPAAVAYDAIEHAKARGIDVVLVDTAGRNELNRNLMDEMKKIVRVTKPDLVIFVGDALAGNAIIEQARQFNEAVRIDGVILTKLDADARGGAALSIAHAIGAPILFVGVGQGYDDLMPFDEKWMLEKIFGE from the coding sequence AATTAAGCTCATTTGTTGATAAGGTTGCTCAGACTGAAATAAGTGAAAAAGACGTTGAGAATGCACTCTGGGATCTTGAGTTGGAGCTTTTAGAGGCGGATGTGGCTTTAGAAGTTGTAGATGAGCTTAAGGAAAAAATAAAACAGAAGCTTGTTGGACAAAAGGTTAAAATAGGCACAAACAAGAGGGAGATTGTAGAAAAAGCTGTTAAAGAGGCTGTTCTTGAAGTTTTAACACATGAAAGACATATAGACCTCTTAGAGATGATCAAATCAAAAAAAGAAAAGCCGTTCGTGATAGTTTTTGTTGGCTTTAACGGAAGTGGAAAAACCACTACAATAGCTAAGCTTGCCAACTGGCTTAAGAAAAATGGCTTAAGCGTTGTTATAGCCGCTAGCGATACCTTTAGGGCAGGAGCAATAGAGCAGGTAGAGGAACATGCGAAGAGAGTGGGGGTTAAGCTCATTAAACACGGTTACAAATCTGATCCAGCTGCTGTGGCTTACGATGCCATAGAGCATGCAAAAGCGAGAGGAATCGACGTGGTTTTAGTTGATACAGCCGGAAGAAACGAGCTTAACAGAAATCTCATGGATGAAATGAAAAAAATAGTCAGGGTTACAAAGCCGGATCTGGTTATATTTGTAGGGGATGCACTTGCCGGAAATGCAATAATAGAGCAGGCGAGGCAGTTTAATGAGGCGGTTAGGATTGACGGAGTTATTCTAACAAAGCTTGACGCAGATGCAAGGGGAGGTGCCGCATTAAGCATAGCCCATGCCATTGGCGCGCCAATACTTTTTGTTGGAGTTGGTCAAGGATATGACGATTTAATGCCCTTTGATGAAAAATGGATGCTGGAGAAAATTTTTGGTGAGTGA